In Chlorobiota bacterium, the sequence AGGAGCTGCTGAGGAAGGGATCGTTGGCGGCGTTGACAAGCAGTGTGGGAAGCTGAATCTGCGGGATAAACTGGCGGCTGCTGCAACGGCTCCAGTACTCATCGGCATCGCGGAACCCGTGCAGCGGCGCGGTGTAGCGGTCGTCGAATTCGGCGAAGGTCCGCATCTGGCGTAGGCCGTGGTCTTCCAGCTTTCCGGGCATTGCCTTCATCTTCTGGAGGACCTTCTGCCGCAGCGAGTCAATGAAGCGTTTCATGTAGATGCGGTTGGCGGGCTCGGCCAGCCGTGCCGCGCTTCCGGCAAGGTCGCACGGGACCGAGAACGTGGCCGCCCCAACAATCTCCGCAAACGCGTTCTTCCCCTGTTCTCCCAGATATTTCAACGTCACATTCCCTCCCAAGCTGAAGCCGACCAAGCCAATCTGGTGGTAGGATTCGGCGGCCACCACGTGGGCGATAACGGTGTGAAGATCATCGGTTGCCCCGCTGTGGTAGAATCGGAGCTGGCTGTTCAGCTGGCCGCTGCATCCCCGGAAATTCCACGCCAGCGCGTCCCATCCGGCGGCGTTGAAGGCGCGGACCATTCCCAAAACGTACGGGCGGGATGAGTTCCCCTCCAGCCCGTGCTGAACAATCACCAATCGCCGAGCGCCAACTTCGGACCAATCCAAATCAAGGAAGTCATCATCGGGCGTGGCAATGCGCTGGCGGCGGTAGCGCACCCCCGCAACGCGGCGAAGCAATGTCGGAAGAATGGTCTGCAGGTGCCCCTCCGAAAGGAGGAACGGAGGGCGAAAGGTTGATGGAAGAATCGGCATGAAGGATGATGCAAAATCAGAAGGAGACCCACACATACTGGCTTACGCGCAGCACCGATTCTTGGTCATACATGGCGCAATACTCCTTGCGGATGGAGTCAATGGCGTTGCTTTGCGCGGGGGTGTCGTCGTGGATCAGCAGGACCACTTTGGCCATCTCCACTTTGATCTTCCCATCGGCCATTTGGTACTGGCCGTTGGCATCAATCGTTGTCAAGCCTTTGGGGAAGCGCGGGGTGATAAGGCTGTCCACAAATTTGCGCCAGTCACGCAACCCCACCACTCCGTTGTCCCGCTTCCTCATGCCAAAGTAGAGTTCGGTCCGCACCGCTTGCACGCCGTCGAACGGTTTGCCGCCAACCGGCGCAATGGTGGATTCCGATGAACGGCACGCCCCCGCCACGACACAAGCAAGCAGCGCGAACATGGCGACCGGAGAGAATGTTGGTTTCATTGAAATTGACGTTGCGTTGAAGATGAACTGCTCCAAAATTGCTTTTTTGGAAAAACTACCGAATGATGATCGAAAAATTATCTCGTGCAGCTGTGACACTTCCCGTCGCTTGTGAGTTATAACTATATTGCGGCAAGTTACTCACCGAGTAGCAGCCGAATGATTCAAGAAAATGTGAGCCTTGCCTACATGCCGCTCCGCTGGGGAACGGAAGGCTCCAGCCCCCCCAGCATCTGGAAACTTCCAGGTGGGAACGCGAGCGCTATCGCCTAAACTACGGCAAGCGGTGGAAGGATCGCGAACCGCAGCGTGGCGGTGGTTAGCAAACGGACCTCTTGGATGCGTTGAACAGAGAGAACGTCCGCCGAAAGGCGGGCGTTTTTTTATGGAGCGTGTTGGAAATGGCCGGTGGCGGCTATCTTGCCTGCATCAAAGCTACGTTGGGATCAATCGCAGGTGTTTATGCTGGCAAAGACCGTCACCGTCCGCAATCGCGCCGGGATTCATACGCGCCCGGCGGCCACCATCGTGAAGAAGGCATCGCAGTACCGGTGCGAGTTCTTCATCGTGAAAGATGGCTTCCGAATCAACGGCAAAAGCATCATCGGGGTGATGACGCTTGCCGCCGAGCAAGGCTCCGAACTCCAACTTGAGTTCGACGGCCCCGACGAAGCCGCCGCCGCTGCCGACCTTGTTGACTACTTCGAGCGGAGGTTCGACGAGGAGTTCTAACAAGCCCTTCCTGCCGGTTGTACCGAGATTTTTCACGACCCTTCTGCCGTTGCTCCTTCTGCTAACTTTGCGGCGTTGCAACTCTCCAAACATATCGGGACCGCTGCGTGGTCTGCCGCCGATAAAGCCTTGTACGTGCTGATCGGCCTTGCCTTCATTCTGCCGCAGAAGGTGATTGGCGAACACAATTGGGGGGTGGCAACGCTGGCGCAAGCGGGGCTAACCATCATCTACATGCTTTCCGACGGGTTTGCGTTGCAGGCGTTGGTGAATTTTGGGATGACCGAATCGCGCCGCCGCCAAGCCCTTACCGTCTCGGCCTTGCTCCATTGTGGGTTTATCACCCTCTGCACCTCTGCCATTTATTTCGGGCGGGCCTGGTGGGCCGGGTTGCTGAACGAGCCGGACCTGATCCCCACGCTGGAATTGTTCCCCTACGTCGCGCTTGGATTCCTTCTGCGGAACTACTTCCTGAAAGTCTCACAACTCCACATTGATACCCGCGCCACCTTCCTGATTGATGCTGCTTGGATTGGGACCACGGTGCTGCTGGTGCTCCATGGCTGGATGAACGCCTGGATGAACACCGCCCAGGATATGATGCTGATTAGCGCGGTATCCGCCGGGGCTTCCTCGCTGGTGGGGCTGATGCTGTACGCCCGCCATCTCCGGTTTGCCCGCACGATTGACCGCGAGCTGTTTGGCCAGATGATCCGTTTTGGCCGAACCCAGATGCTTTCGGCGGGGACGCTGGCCTTGCAGACCCAGGGGGATTATCTTCTGCTGAAGCTCTTCGTAAGCTCCTCGGTGGTGGGCAACTATGATGCCGCAAAGAAACTGTTCCGCGGGTTCGAGGCCTTGCGCGATGCGGGGTCGCTGTTTGTTTATCCCGCCGTTGCGCGGCTGAAATCGCAGGGGAGGGAAGGGGAGATGGTCCTGCTGGTGGAGAAGATGATCGGCTTTATGACGCTGCTTGCCGTGCCGGTGGCGGTGGCGGTGTGGATTGGTCCAACGCCGCAGCTGTTCGATCTGATCTACCGTGGGAAGTACCAGCAAGCGGCATTCCTTTTCCAGCTGATGTGCCTTGCCGGGCTGGCAATCCCTTTCAGCATGAACATCAACGTGCTGAACGGCCTTAGCCAAGCCCGTGCGCTGCTGCGGGTGATCCTGATGTCGGCCGGGATATTCTTCCTGAGCGGGCTGATTCTGGTCCCACTGCTTGGGGTCCATGGAATGGCGATCACCATTGTGGTAAGCTATGGCGCGTTGGGTTTTTTCAGCACCCGCGCCGTGAAGAAGCACGTTCCCTTCAGCATCCGCGGAGCCTTTGGCCGCTGGCGCGACGCAGTGGAGTTCATCCGGCGGCAATGGAGGAAAAAGGGTGGGGAACTAAACAAATAGCCTTTGGTGAGTAAAGAAAAACGTATATTCTTACTAGTAAGGCCTTAATGGAAAAACTTTTTTACACTGAAACCGCCTGCAAAACCACATATCACGGTCATTATGCTGAAACACGTACTGCTCGCTGGATTGTTTGCCATGCCCATCGCTGGTGTTGCGCAATCGCAAACGTCTGCCCCTGTTGTTGACCCGCAAGGTCGCATGGGGGTGGGGACTCTGCAACCAGACCCCTCTTCAATCCTTGATCTAAGCTCAACACAACGTGGCGCGTTGCTGCCACGATTAACGGATGCTCAACGCAACGGAATTGCAAATCCCGCAAAAGGGTTAGTCTTCTTCGCTCTGGACTCGAATGAATTCCAGTTTAACTTCGGAACGCCCGGTGCACCGTTGTGGATGCCGATTCTTGATTCATCAAACGTAGGTGATTTCGGATGGGCATTGCTTGGGAACACAGGAACAAATCCGGCGGTGAACTACATTGGAACAACGGATGCTCAAGATATGGTGCTCCGTACTAACGCAACCGAACGGATGCGGGTGCTATCGGGGGGGAATGTGGGAATTGGAACCACGACCCCATCCGCAAAGTTTGAAGTTAGCCAGGTCGAGCTTGGTGATGCTGGGCGTTTTGTGGTTAACAATGCAGCCAGCAGCGCCCAAGCTGTGACGGCCACGACCAATGGAACAGGTAACGCTGTGAACGCAACAAGCGGTTCAGGACGTGCGCTGTATGGACAGCGTGGTGCTGGTAGCGGGCTTGCTCTTGGGCA encodes:
- a CDS encoding HPr family phosphocarrier protein; amino-acid sequence: MLAKTVTVRNRAGIHTRPAATIVKKASQYRCEFFIVKDGFRINGKSIIGVMTLAAEQGSELQLEFDGPDEAAAAADLVDYFERRFDEEF
- a CDS encoding alpha/beta fold hydrolase; translation: MPILPSTFRPPFLLSEGHLQTILPTLLRRVAGVRYRRQRIATPDDDFLDLDWSEVGARRLVIVQHGLEGNSSRPYVLGMVRAFNAAGWDALAWNFRGCSGQLNSQLRFYHSGATDDLHTVIAHVVAAESYHQIGLVGFSLGGNVTLKYLGEQGKNAFAEIVGAATFSVPCDLAGSAARLAEPANRIYMKRFIDSLRQKVLQKMKAMPGKLEDHGLRQMRTFAEFDDRYTAPLHGFRDADEYWSRCSSRQFIPQIQLPTLLVNAANDPFLSSSCFPIPEATASTFVSLEVPESGGHVGFMGLGRTYWSERRAVEFLGSLAS
- a CDS encoding lipopolysaccharide biosynthesis protein, whose protein sequence is MQLSKHIGTAAWSAADKALYVLIGLAFILPQKVIGEHNWGVATLAQAGLTIIYMLSDGFALQALVNFGMTESRRRQALTVSALLHCGFITLCTSAIYFGRAWWAGLLNEPDLIPTLELFPYVALGFLLRNYFLKVSQLHIDTRATFLIDAAWIGTTVLLVLHGWMNAWMNTAQDMMLISAVSAGASSLVGLMLYARHLRFARTIDRELFGQMIRFGRTQMLSAGTLALQTQGDYLLLKLFVSSSVVGNYDAAKKLFRGFEALRDAGSLFVYPAVARLKSQGREGEMVLLVEKMIGFMTLLAVPVAVAVWIGPTPQLFDLIYRGKYQQAAFLFQLMCLAGLAIPFSMNINVLNGLSQARALLRVILMSAGIFFLSGLILVPLLGVHGMAITIVVSYGALGFFSTRAVKKHVPFSIRGAFGRWRDAVEFIRRQWRKKGGELNK
- a CDS encoding DUF3574 domain-containing protein, with amino-acid sequence MKPTFSPVAMFALLACVVAGACRSSESTIAPVGGKPFDGVQAVRTELYFGMRKRDNGVVGLRDWRKFVDSLITPRFPKGLTTIDANGQYQMADGKIKVEMAKVVLLIHDDTPAQSNAIDSIRKEYCAMYDQESVLRVSQYVWVSF